The Methylomusa anaerophila genome has a segment encoding these proteins:
- a CDS encoding PHP domain-containing protein, whose protein sequence is MENREGIMKVDLHIHTTASDGSWTPSRLIDEVGKAGIGLFAVTDHDTTQNIAETGRLAAAAGLAFLPGVEVSSTLGNQSFHILGYGIDPDNEELRRLIAWNTQLLAEADHNSIRKLIADGFAIDYGEYAAYQHDPARGGWKSLSFLIDKGFCRDVNDFFSRLFTAERGIRFPDFPPPAKAIQAIRSAGGSPVLAHPGSSFHGTSLDETLDFFGKEDIAGVECFHPSHDAATTRRVIAWCQRNGLSITGGSDCHGDFVSKRRLGRPSIHLEQVRLEELSALGV, encoded by the coding sequence ATGGAGAATCGTGAGGGTATTATGAAAGTTGATCTGCACATTCATACAACGGCCTCCGACGGTTCATGGACACCGTCCCGGCTGATAGACGAGGTTGGCAAGGCGGGTATCGGGCTGTTTGCCGTAACCGACCATGACACTACACAGAACATTGCGGAAACGGGGCGACTGGCTGCAGCCGCCGGTCTTGCTTTTTTGCCGGGAGTGGAAGTATCGTCAACTTTGGGTAACCAATCCTTTCACATCCTGGGATACGGGATTGACCCGGATAATGAAGAGCTTAGGCGCCTTATAGCTTGGAATACACAACTGCTGGCAGAGGCCGACCATAACAGTATTCGTAAACTGATTGCCGACGGGTTTGCCATTGATTACGGGGAGTATGCGGCATATCAACACGACCCGGCCCGCGGGGGCTGGAAGTCCTTAAGTTTTCTCATCGATAAAGGTTTTTGCCGGGATGTAAACGATTTTTTTTCCCGCTTGTTTACCGCCGAAAGAGGCATTCGTTTTCCGGATTTTCCGCCGCCGGCAAAGGCCATTCAGGCCATTCGGTCCGCCGGGGGATCACCGGTGCTGGCTCATCCGGGCAGCAGCTTTCACGGTACCTCCCTGGATGAGACTCTTGATTTCTTTGGCAAAGAGGATATTGCCGGCGTGGAATGTTTCCATCCCAGTCATGACGCCGCTACCACCCGCCGGGTGATAGCCTGGTGCCAGCGAAACGGGCTTTCGATTACCGGCGGGTCGGATTGTCACGGCGATTTTGTTTCCAAACGGCGTCTCGGCAGACCGTCAATCCATCTCGAACAGGTCAGGCTGGAGGAGTTGTCAGCACTTGGGGTTTAA
- a CDS encoding substrate-binding domain-containing protein has product MAEDVSYTPEEVAKILKISRFTVYELIKRGELTGYRVGRKVRVEASDLEIYKSKTKGNQPAVTATDRRAEALFCTSEGLIVCGQDAILDALTRHMEKKMPNLHFLRNYCGSLDGLGALYRGTANAVTAHLWDSDSGEYNIPYVRRMLPGHKTVIINLVYRMSGFYVAKGNPKNIRDWLDLTKSGVRFVNRERGSGTRVLIDEKLRVLGIDSRQIDSYDREETSHLAVASCVARSEADVGVGTEKIALQVKDIDFIPMQKERYDLVIRKEDMDKPQFRSLLDVLRSTTFRNEIAGMSGYDISRTGEIIAEV; this is encoded by the coding sequence ATGGCGGAAGATGTATCGTATACGCCGGAAGAAGTGGCCAAGATTCTCAAGATTTCCCGCTTTACAGTATACGAACTGATTAAGCGCGGCGAACTGACCGGTTACCGTGTTGGACGCAAGGTACGGGTAGAAGCGAGCGATTTGGAAATATATAAAAGTAAAACCAAAGGGAATCAGCCGGCAGTAACAGCAACGGACAGGCGCGCGGAAGCTCTTTTTTGCACCAGCGAGGGACTGATTGTCTGTGGGCAAGATGCAATTCTGGATGCCTTAACCCGTCATATGGAAAAAAAAATGCCCAACCTGCATTTTTTGCGTAATTACTGCGGCAGCCTGGATGGATTGGGCGCCCTATATCGGGGAACGGCCAACGCTGTGACGGCTCATTTGTGGGACAGTGACTCCGGCGAATACAACATTCCCTATGTACGGCGCATGCTGCCTGGTCATAAGACGGTGATAATCAATCTGGTGTACCGTATGTCAGGCTTCTATGTGGCCAAGGGTAATCCGAAGAATATCCGGGACTGGCTGGATCTCACCAAATCCGGTGTGCGGTTTGTCAACCGGGAGCGGGGTTCAGGCACGCGGGTGCTGATTGATGAAAAACTGCGGGTTCTCGGAATTGACAGCCGGCAGATCGATAGTTATGACCGGGAAGAGACGAGCCATTTGGCTGTTGCCAGTTGTGTGGCGCGCAGCGAGGCTGATGTGGGCGTAGGGACCGAAAAGATCGCTCTGCAGGTAAAGGATATTGACTTCATCCCCATGCAAAAAGAACGGTATGATTTGGTGATCCGTAAAGAAGACATGGACAAGCCCCAGTTCAGGTCTTTGCTGGACGTGCTGCGGTCAACCACATTCCGCAATGAAATTGCCGGCATGAGCGGCTATGATATATCCCGGACAGGGGAAATTATTGCTGAAGTATAA
- a CDS encoding putative bifunctional diguanylate cyclase/phosphodiesterase: MEAQTQKIITLEKELVLLQRLYQERLEDMVKERTAELKRINEQLEREIAVQKETEDKLRKYQILTQSTSDIMLFTHCDGSIVEANQAAVITYGYERDKLLTMNYSDLSRSCQVNLDMTQFAQGTFQLTRFESEHQRKDGSRFPVEVSCQSAVLGRERVLLYMIRDISERKILENELEYFATHDRLTKIPNRYTLEKKITELIAAAGDNSIGALMLIDLDNFKLVNDTYGHAVGDQVLVSLVTLLRKYLRPRDIIARLGSDEFAVFLEDVAEEECKGVAEKIRRLLDESELFVQVHHLSVNLTASIGIVAIDGSLDFQRVLAYADTAVYAAKDSGKNRVVVVHDELDKEKLSQVSQIAAQIKSALKEDRFVLYYQPVYRLGKGIIHYEALIRMYDEKGGLVPPGVFIPVAERFGMMSQIDRWIVRTVLNVIREHPGMTVFINLSGLSLGDKALLDYIETSIRDSGIEPSWLGFEITETTAVNDMSLAERWIKRLKGIGCRYAIDDFGVGFSSFSLLQALPVDYIKIDGSFVRNLNTNPTQRALVQAMQAAAKALGKKTIAEFVENEEIVGILRVLEVDYGQGFHLGKPLPLEELPWGEA; this comes from the coding sequence ATGGAGGCTCAAACGCAAAAGATCATCACACTTGAAAAGGAACTGGTTCTTCTCCAGCGGCTTTACCAAGAGCGCTTAGAGGACATGGTCAAGGAGCGCACCGCGGAGCTTAAACGCATTAACGAGCAGTTAGAACGGGAAATCGCCGTACAAAAAGAAACGGAAGATAAATTAAGGAAGTACCAGATACTTACCCAAAGCACCAGCGATATCATGTTGTTTACCCACTGTGACGGGAGCATAGTAGAGGCCAACCAGGCTGCGGTCATAACTTACGGCTATGAGCGGGACAAGCTCTTGACGATGAATTACAGCGACTTGAGCCGGTCTTGCCAGGTTAATTTGGATATGACCCAATTCGCCCAAGGAACATTTCAGCTTACCAGGTTTGAGTCGGAACACCAGCGTAAAGACGGCTCCCGGTTTCCGGTTGAAGTTAGCTGTCAAAGCGCTGTACTGGGCCGGGAAAGAGTTCTTCTCTACATGATCCGTGATATTTCCGAACGTAAAATCCTGGAAAATGAATTGGAATATTTTGCTACCCACGACCGGTTGACTAAAATCCCTAATCGTTACACACTGGAAAAAAAAATCACAGAGTTAATTGCGGCGGCGGGTGATAATTCCATCGGCGCCCTCATGCTGATTGATCTGGACAATTTCAAGCTTGTTAACGATACATATGGACATGCCGTTGGGGATCAGGTGCTGGTTAGTTTGGTGACTTTGCTGCGAAAGTACCTTCGCCCCCGGGATATTATCGCCAGATTGGGCTCGGATGAGTTTGCCGTTTTCCTGGAAGATGTGGCGGAAGAGGAATGCAAGGGAGTAGCTGAAAAGATACGCCGGTTGCTGGATGAAAGTGAGCTTTTTGTCCAGGTTCACCATTTGAGTGTCAATCTAACTGCCAGTATCGGCATAGTTGCAATTGATGGCTCCCTTGACTTTCAACGGGTGTTGGCTTATGCCGACACAGCAGTATACGCGGCGAAGGATTCAGGGAAAAACCGGGTTGTTGTCGTACATGATGAACTTGATAAGGAAAAACTCTCCCAAGTCAGTCAAATTGCGGCTCAAATCAAGTCGGCACTCAAAGAAGACCGTTTTGTCCTGTATTATCAACCGGTGTATCGTCTTGGTAAAGGGATCATTCATTATGAAGCCTTGATACGCATGTATGACGAAAAAGGCGGCCTAGTACCGCCGGGGGTATTCATTCCTGTGGCCGAACGATTTGGAATGATGTCGCAAATTGACCGGTGGATTGTGAGGACGGTACTTAACGTAATCAGGGAACATCCCGGCATGACGGTGTTTATTAATTTGTCCGGCCTTAGTTTAGGTGACAAAGCATTACTGGATTATATTGAAACAAGCATCAGAGACAGCGGCATCGAACCATCGTGGCTGGGATTTGAAATTACCGAAACAACGGCGGTGAATGATATGTCGCTGGCGGAGCGGTGGATTAAACGGCTGAAAGGAATCGGCTGCCGGTATGCCATAGACGATTTTGGCGTTGGCTTTTCTTCCTTTTCCCTATTGCAGGCCCTGCCGGTTGACTATATTAAAATTGATGGATCCTTCGTTCGCAATTTGAATACCAACCCGACACAGCGGGCGCTTGTCCAAGCCATGCAGGCGGCGGCAAAAGCTCTGGGCAAAAAGACCATTGCCGAATTTGTTGAAAATGAGGAAATAGTCGGAATCCTGCGCGTTTTGGAAGTGGACTACGGCCAAGGTTTCCACCTGGGTAAGCCGCTGCCGCTGGAAGAGCTGCCATGGGGAGAAGCCTAA
- a CDS encoding phosphoribosyltransferase produces MNSTTSQAYSRLNRHYEILDDLKVEVSITSNPYQIPVDALFGMAARQNAKRGFLFVSKVLGKHIPVHPFIPFAGGAALARRYAEIILGDYHAAGQDDLANIFTKPELCQSQWESIADNYIHLADPTLFIGFAETATALGHAMFSCFQGEARYIHTTRENIPDIGNFFDFTEDHSHAPEHRCYAADPDLFAGQRTIVLVDDEITTGNSALNLIRAIHHRYSHLSFVVASLLDWRSPENHRRFADVERELGINIQTVSLLTGRIKVNGSPVIKQTVHRRRDSFRAAEQKVDRIVLQSSLALKKGSSVNSLNRANFTPYLAATGRFGLSAEENRINNFELQRIGRQLRKLRQGARTLCLGTGEFMHVPFAVARYMGNGVFMQSTTRSPIHAADNPGYAVRQALTFANHEDPAINNFIYNIPAGYYDEVFVFLEREASYGQLVPMFDALKRTGIPRVCCVAFVPQEFPIAPPAPMGSYNTADVVFLLKDIGSMLPETETEEREEAIQGGRHYSEMLPKEYRPTEEYIKLYHDTLTATARKVALAAGIVAELIVKLRGANIVLASLARAGTPIGILIKRYLQYKYKFDLPHYSISIIRGKGIDENAILYIRKQHPEADIQFVDGWTGKGAITKQLIAACKLFAIKYGVTLNPDLAVLADPGHCVPLYGTREDFLVPSACLNATVSGLVSRTVHRDDLIGQYDFHGAKYYREWAGQDLSRPFVDTIAGYLVAVAPAAEAQAEIMLKEITEPTWDGLKNIQAIQNSFGIQDINLIKPGVGETTRVLLRRVPWRILVDSVKNPNLKHILMLAGERSVPVEEWPGLPYSCCGLIKPVGGDN; encoded by the coding sequence ATGAACAGCACAACTTCACAAGCTTACTCGAGGCTTAACCGCCATTATGAAATCTTAGACGATTTAAAGGTTGAAGTCAGTATAACAAGCAACCCTTATCAAATTCCGGTTGATGCGTTGTTCGGAATGGCGGCCCGACAAAATGCAAAACGCGGTTTTCTGTTTGTCAGCAAAGTGTTAGGCAAGCATATCCCTGTTCATCCGTTCATTCCTTTTGCCGGCGGAGCGGCCTTGGCCAGACGTTATGCCGAGATTATACTGGGTGATTATCACGCGGCCGGGCAGGACGATCTTGCCAATATATTTACTAAGCCGGAGCTTTGCCAATCCCAATGGGAATCGATAGCTGACAATTACATCCATCTCGCCGACCCGACATTGTTTATCGGCTTTGCCGAAACAGCCACTGCCCTTGGACATGCCATGTTCAGTTGCTTTCAGGGAGAAGCGAGGTACATTCATACTACCAGGGAAAATATACCAGACATCGGTAATTTTTTTGACTTTACCGAAGATCACAGCCATGCGCCGGAACATAGATGTTATGCGGCTGACCCTGATCTGTTTGCCGGTCAACGCACTATCGTGCTGGTTGACGACGAAATTACCACCGGCAACTCGGCGCTCAATTTGATTCGCGCTATTCACCACCGTTATTCGCATCTTAGCTTTGTAGTAGCATCACTCTTGGACTGGCGGTCACCGGAAAACCATCGGCGATTTGCTGATGTTGAGCGGGAGCTTGGGATAAATATTCAAACAGTATCGTTGCTAACCGGGCGAATAAAAGTAAACGGCAGCCCGGTAATAAAACAAACTGTCCATAGACGGCGCGACAGTTTTAGGGCAGCGGAACAAAAAGTTGACAGGATAGTGCTGCAAAGTTCGTTGGCGTTGAAAAAAGGCTCATCGGTTAATAGCCTTAATAGAGCCAATTTTACGCCCTATCTTGCGGCAACCGGCAGATTTGGCCTGAGTGCCGAGGAAAACCGGATCAATAATTTTGAACTGCAGCGAATAGGAAGGCAGTTGCGAAAACTACGGCAAGGCGCCAGAACACTCTGCCTGGGAACAGGTGAATTTATGCATGTACCCTTTGCCGTCGCCCGCTACATGGGCAATGGCGTATTTATGCAATCAACCACCCGTAGCCCCATTCACGCTGCCGACAATCCGGGCTATGCCGTCCGGCAGGCTTTGACTTTTGCCAATCATGAGGACCCGGCAATTAACAACTTCATTTATAATATCCCCGCTGGGTATTATGATGAGGTTTTCGTATTTTTGGAGCGGGAAGCATCTTACGGGCAGCTTGTGCCGATGTTTGACGCCTTAAAAAGAACAGGCATACCCCGCGTATGCTGTGTGGCGTTCGTGCCGCAGGAATTCCCCATTGCGCCACCCGCGCCAATGGGAAGCTACAATACCGCTGATGTTGTCTTCCTGCTTAAAGATATCGGTTCAATGCTGCCGGAAACGGAAACAGAAGAAAGGGAAGAAGCAATTCAAGGAGGCCGTCACTATTCGGAAATGCTGCCGAAAGAATATCGCCCGACCGAAGAGTATATAAAACTATATCATGATACCCTTACGGCAACGGCGCGAAAAGTTGCCCTGGCGGCCGGGATTGTAGCGGAACTGATCGTTAAGCTGCGAGGCGCAAACATAGTGCTGGCGTCCCTCGCGCGGGCCGGAACACCCATTGGCATATTAATTAAACGTTACTTACAGTACAAATACAAGTTTGACCTGCCGCATTACAGCATTTCCATCATCCGGGGCAAGGGAATTGATGAAAATGCTATTTTGTATATCCGCAAACAGCATCCTGAAGCGGATATTCAGTTTGTCGACGGCTGGACGGGTAAAGGAGCGATAACCAAACAATTAATTGCGGCCTGTAAATTATTTGCGATAAAATACGGCGTGACGCTTAATCCCGATTTGGCTGTTTTGGCCGATCCCGGCCATTGTGTTCCCCTGTACGGCACCAGGGAGGATTTTCTAGTTCCCAGCGCTTGTCTGAATGCGACTGTTTCCGGCTTGGTCAGCCGGACGGTTCACCGTGACGATCTCATTGGACAATATGATTTCCATGGCGCTAAATACTATCGCGAATGGGCCGGTCAGGATTTGTCCCGGCCATTTGTCGATACCATCGCCGGGTACTTGGTGGCTGTGGCGCCAGCGGCGGAAGCGCAAGCTGAAATAATGCTCAAGGAAATAACCGAACCAACCTGGGATGGTTTAAAAAACATCCAGGCAATTCAAAACAGCTTCGGTATACAGGATATTAACTTAATTAAACCGGGGGTCGGCGAAACCACCAGGGTGTTATTGCGGCGCGTTCCCTGGCGTATTCTGGTCGACTCCGTTAAGAATCCAAATTTGAAACATATCTTGATGCTGGCCGGCGAACGCAGCGTACCGGTTGAGGAATGGCCGGGCCTTCCCTATTCGTGTTGCGGCTTGATAAAGCCTGTCGGGGGAGATAACTGA
- a CDS encoding phosphodiester glycosidase family protein: protein MTSIYFRFLIANLLILVLTAPLITLFGPFTNIKRSVIGAIMTSRHPYYITWLFSEQEIKALLGSNVSSDSSQRQDVVHFTKRQDDSLRLINITSSRFQGMLLEVPDPLRVQVATARDMREKGDTVSAIALSNNAIAAINAGGFYDPEGVGTGRLPYGVIVQEGKFVVGGDIKEEIDLVGLTKSGSLVAGKYTPAEMRKMDLQEGVTFGPPIIINGKKLITQGDGGWGVAPRTAIGQKRDGTILLLVIDGRQPSYSLGATLLDVQNILYEQGAYVAANLDGGSSTTMFYNGKVVNKPCDMLGERMIPTAFIVK from the coding sequence ATGACCAGTATTTATTTTCGTTTTCTCATAGCGAATTTGCTCATTCTGGTTCTCACCGCGCCGCTTATCACGTTGTTTGGACCGTTCACCAACATCAAACGCAGCGTGATTGGCGCTATTATGACTTCACGGCATCCGTATTATATTACTTGGCTGTTTTCCGAACAGGAAATTAAGGCTCTTCTGGGCAGCAACGTTAGCTCCGATTCCAGTCAACGGCAGGACGTAGTTCACTTTACGAAACGGCAGGACGACTCTTTACGGCTGATTAATATTACAAGTTCGCGTTTTCAGGGAATGCTGCTGGAAGTGCCTGACCCTTTAAGGGTTCAGGTGGCAACTGCCCGCGATATGCGGGAAAAAGGCGACACGGTGAGCGCTATTGCGCTGAGCAATAATGCTATTGCCGCCATCAACGCCGGCGGCTTTTATGACCCGGAAGGGGTAGGCACGGGCCGGCTGCCTTACGGAGTTATTGTTCAAGAAGGGAAGTTTGTGGTTGGCGGCGATATCAAAGAAGAGATCGATCTCGTTGGCCTCACCAAATCCGGCTCGCTGGTAGCCGGCAAATATACTCCTGCTGAGATGCGAAAAATGGACTTGCAGGAGGGGGTTACCTTTGGTCCGCCAATTATAATTAACGGTAAAAAACTGATCACCCAAGGCGACGGCGGCTGGGGAGTTGCTCCCCGGACAGCCATCGGACAAAAACGGGACGGCACCATACTGCTGCTGGTTATCGACGGCCGCCAGCCAAGTTACTCCCTGGGAGCAACACTGTTAGACGTACAAAATATCCTGTACGAACAGGGTGCATACGTCGCGGCCAATCTGGACGGGGGTTCCAGTACCACAATGTTTTACAACGGCAAGGTTGTCAATAAACCTTGTGACATGCTGGGGGAGCGGATGATCCCCACAGCCTTTATCGTGAAATGA
- a CDS encoding HAD family hydrolase, with protein MLFASDLDQTLIYSQSSFRLAPGAIPPALNLVEIHEGREISYVANSVALRLQRLLDNVCFVPVTTRTIEQYRRISLFRRDFTPDYAIVCNGGHILVRGNPDEAWNRQVRANMEQFCADRSLILARFGELQHESWIQSSRTVDRLFDYFIVERATVPAAELNSFTEWAEQQNWRVSLQGRKLYFVPKVVNKWDAVAHVRNLTGRTRIAAAGDSLLDLCMLEQADFAIAPCHGEIWEHHSDGRLVMVNIRFTKQQGIYAADEILDFIFESAGK; from the coding sequence ATGCTTTTTGCCAGTGATCTTGATCAAACTCTTATTTACTCGCAGTCTTCATTTAGACTAGCACCGGGAGCAATACCGCCAGCGTTAAATCTGGTCGAAATACATGAAGGCCGCGAAATATCATACGTGGCGAATAGCGTGGCGTTGCGGCTGCAAAGATTGTTGGACAATGTTTGTTTTGTCCCGGTAACCACACGGACAATCGAACAATACCGGCGAATATCGTTGTTTAGGCGTGATTTCACGCCTGATTACGCCATTGTGTGCAATGGCGGCCATATTTTAGTCCGTGGTAATCCCGACGAAGCATGGAACCGCCAAGTTAGGGCGAATATGGAACAATTTTGCGCAGACAGAAGCCTCATTCTGGCCAGATTCGGTGAACTGCAACATGAATCCTGGATTCAGTCAAGCCGCACGGTGGATAGGTTGTTCGATTACTTTATTGTTGAGCGGGCAACAGTGCCGGCAGCGGAATTAAATTCTTTCACCGAATGGGCTGAACAACAAAACTGGCGTGTCTCCCTCCAAGGGAGAAAGCTCTATTTTGTCCCCAAAGTAGTAAATAAGTGGGATGCTGTGGCTCATGTGCGCAATTTGACCGGGCGAACCAGGATAGCCGCGGCGGGCGATTCGCTCCTTGATCTGTGCATGCTTGAGCAGGCCGACTTTGCCATAGCACCATGCCATGGCGAAATATGGGAGCATCACTCTGACGGCAGGTTGGTAATGGTAAATATACGTTTCACCAAACAACAAGGCATATATGCCGCCGATGAAATTCTCGATTTTATTTTCGAGTCAGCAGGAAAATAG
- a CDS encoding MFS transporter: MVSQAVLTGQFIRLAMANFCYWASLDIFLPILPQHYHSAGFSDYQVGIVIGAISAGALLFKIVAGKAVDRYGGSPVVCIGLLLTLAAIAGYPYANSVWTASLSTFIQGVGLTCYSGAALTMATLMFENEHTTDVFALFTMAGMFGASLALAVANWVYVTGGMPAVAVVGGSVAALCLLLVPKKPASRAGIQRAATLSVGDIAGNPGVYIPTISLFATNMCSAGAMTYLPILMLSRGVSDFSVFFVSYAIVVIIVRLFIRRLCEVVGAARLETMSVALMGMVMFLAAVSDSWHLLSLCGMLMGVALGVAFPAMGTTVTACTAPVNRGTAFGVFTTAADFGFVIGATGLGFIAAGIGYAAIFVLAGAYTTLYAIVHRLWLVKKLDPAELGTPECQA; encoded by the coding sequence ATGGTTAGCCAAGCCGTATTAACCGGGCAGTTTATTCGGTTGGCAATGGCGAATTTTTGTTACTGGGCCAGCCTGGATATTTTTTTGCCGATATTGCCCCAGCACTATCACAGCGCCGGTTTCAGCGATTATCAGGTGGGCATCGTCATCGGCGCCATTTCTGCCGGGGCGCTGCTGTTCAAAATAGTTGCCGGCAAGGCGGTGGACCGGTACGGCGGTTCGCCGGTGGTTTGCATCGGTTTGCTTTTAACGCTGGCGGCTATTGCCGGGTATCCTTACGCCAACTCTGTCTGGACTGCATCCCTGAGTACTTTTATTCAGGGAGTGGGCTTGACCTGTTATAGCGGCGCGGCGTTGACAATGGCGACTTTGATGTTTGAAAATGAACATACTACCGATGTATTTGCGCTATTTACAATGGCGGGAATGTTTGGCGCCAGCCTGGCATTGGCGGTAGCCAATTGGGTCTACGTCACCGGCGGGATGCCTGCCGTGGCGGTTGTTGGCGGCTCAGTGGCGGCATTGTGCCTGCTGCTTGTGCCCAAAAAACCTGCCAGCAGAGCCGGGATCCAGCGCGCAGCAACTTTATCCGTCGGAGATATTGCCGGCAATCCTGGTGTGTATATTCCCACAATCAGCTTATTTGCCACCAATATGTGCTCAGCCGGCGCCATGACTTATCTGCCCATCCTGATGCTCAGCCGGGGAGTTAGTGACTTTAGTGTCTTTTTTGTGAGTTATGCGATTGTCGTAATCATTGTCCGGTTGTTCATCCGGCGGTTGTGCGAAGTAGTTGGGGCGGCCAGACTGGAGACTATGTCGGTGGCTTTGATGGGTATGGTCATGTTTCTTGCTGCCGTATCCGACAGTTGGCATCTCTTAAGTTTGTGCGGTATGCTTATGGGGGTGGCCCTTGGCGTCGCTTTTCCGGCCATGGGGACAACTGTTACCGCTTGCACTGCACCGGTTAACCGCGGGACGGCTTTTGGCGTATTTACCACGGCGGCCGACTTTGGCTTTGTGATTGGCGCCACCGGCCTGGGATTTATCGCCGCCGGCATTGGGTATGCCGCAATTTTCGTGTTGGCCGGGGCTTATACCACCCTTTACGCCATTGTACATAGACTGTGGCTGGTTAAGAAGCTTGACCCGGCGGAACTGGGAACGCCGGAGTGCCAGGCATGA
- a CDS encoding polysaccharide deacetylase family protein, giving the protein MHKKLLCGLLLVIAGGIWYYFGLVQEMAKGQNPAGASVSQTPANALPKAGPDKAVALPAGIPVLMYHSISNEPDNDAVISPKLFKEQMQFLYKNQYTPISLDQLYSYLNGGRDLPAKPVVITFDDGYRDTYEIAYPVLKQYGFISVLFIPASEIGQRLSAAELAEMKAAGMEIASHSYTHRDLSTLSRQEQLAEIVKSKEVLDRLLSQDTRHFCYPYSGYDPATLEILKEKGFKLAVTTTPGWARPGDDFLLIKRIWMGNSVDLSRFEERLTRENYSIL; this is encoded by the coding sequence ATGCATAAGAAGCTGTTATGTGGCCTGCTGCTGGTTATTGCAGGCGGAATATGGTATTATTTCGGGCTGGTTCAGGAGATGGCCAAGGGGCAAAATCCAGCCGGCGCATCTGTAAGCCAAACCCCGGCAAACGCTTTGCCTAAGGCTGGGCCGGACAAGGCTGTCGCGTTGCCTGCGGGCATTCCGGTATTAATGTACCATAGTATTAGTAACGAACCTGATAATGATGCCGTAATATCCCCAAAACTTTTTAAAGAACAGATGCAGTTCCTCTATAAAAATCAATACACACCCATTTCGCTGGATCAACTGTATTCCTATTTAAACGGCGGCAGGGATTTACCGGCCAAACCGGTAGTGATTACATTTGATGACGGGTACCGGGACACCTACGAAATTGCTTATCCTGTCCTTAAGCAATACGGTTTCATAAGTGTCTTATTTATTCCCGCAAGTGAGATCGGTCAGCGCCTAAGCGCTGCCGAACTGGCCGAGATGAAAGCCGCCGGCATGGAAATCGCCTCCCACAGCTATACGCATCGTGACTTAAGCACCTTATCCCGGCAAGAACAATTGGCGGAGATTGTGAAGTCCAAGGAAGTCCTGGACCGTTTGCTCAGTCAGGACACCCGGCACTTCTGCTATCCATATAGCGGGTATGATCCGGCTACGTTAGAAATTTTAAAGGAAAAGGGGTTTAAGCTGGCTGTTACAACTACCCCCGGCTGGGCCCGGCCAGGGGATGATTTCCTGCTTATAAAAAGGATCTGGATGGGAAACAGTGTAGACCTGTCCCGGTTTGAGGAAAGATTGACCCGGGAAAACTATTCCATACTATAG